cttattttcttcaaatatcCTCCACACAATATTGAAAGTATCGTGAAAAATAGAATCTAAATCAACATCTTGAATATCAGGAAGGTTGATTGCAGCACTAATGAGAAATGGCAAGGAATGGtctaatttcttcaaaactGGTTGAAAGACATCAAAGGAAAAGTAGCTAGACTTCAAATAAGATGTCAATAAGTCGCAATTTAAATCACTTGTGGTAAtagtatttaaaaatgtaGTTGAATCAAAGTCATCTACCCTATTTGAGGAAACAAATGCTAAAACTAATTGTTTAATAGCCGGTGAATTAATAGTAAGCATCTTACTTATTAGACTATAAGGAATATGATTTTTGGAAGAATACAATACTTTCTGTAAGCTTGTGAAAATTTCACCATTGttaaattctaaatttttggaTAGCAATGGCAATATATCTTCTGGAGATAAACATTTGATAGTGGCATTTAAGAAAGGCATTATTTCTGGATTAGTAGAATCAACATTACTTAAGGAAGTTGATAGCCAGTTATTAACAAATGTAATAAATTGGCAATCAGAAAGTTTcaaattttggaaaatgtTGATTAATGCAGTCgctataaataaatatttattcataGAGGAGGATGTCGATGGatcttcaatatttctgaaaatattattaatgaattgtttatccattattttgaatgacgaattagataatgtcatttttgttaataatgttaataaattatctacACTTTCTTTGAAGGAgctattaaattcaattaactcatcttctaatattatGCTTAATCTGAAAAATATTGCAGAAACATCAAAAACTGAAGTTGGAATACGATTCATATTATCTAATTCGTTGTATTTTGACAACATTATATGTTGGAAAAAAGACTTAGTCGAAATGTCTTTCAATAGATACTGATCTTGgtttaaaataaacaatttcttttcatagtttttgaaattcaaatacacATCAACTAACTTCTTGGAGACGCCGGTTAAATGATCATCAATAGCTCTTTTAATACCGTCAAGGCTTTCACCAATAATCACCATATTTCTTAGTGTAATTAATACCCATTTAACGAGTAGATCAGAATCGAAATTTTTTGCCACATATTTCCATTGCTCCATTAAACACATGATGAATGGAGAAACATTATTGTAGTTATTCGATATATCAACATATTTGTAAGGTATTTTCATACAAAAAGATATGATTtgatcaataaatttaaaaatcttattcaaattttcgTCTGTTGAATTACACTGATTAGTAATAACTTGTAAACTGTTAATTAGACAGTCAATCTGAGATGcttgaaaattattaaataaaattgttcctttcaataatgaagataaaaGGTTAGAGATTGTCGTAGACATAATATTTGTTGTATTAATAGAAGATGAtagttttaataaagtAACAAATAGACTATTAGAACTTTCTGTAGAATTCCACCACTTGGCTTGACTGGGGCTAAATTCTTGGAATTGTAAgaaattatctaaaataGCAAATTCAATACCTGTGAAATTTGTTTCcttcttcattaaatcAGTATATACATTTGATTGTGGTAAATGTATGCTGAAAAAATTGGGGAAAAATTTACTATAATACTTAAATATTACTGTAAGTGACAGgattagaattaaattatcttttttctttgtgTATGATTGATTTAGactattcaataatatatttaaatcgGGAATATTTGATTGGAAAGAATTTGACAACAGAAGTTTTGATGATGTCCAACCTTTTCTATCGtacaatttcaaaattgtttcgtattttttgaaactaAAGATTATCAATTGACAAGCTAATTGcctaaaaattaaacagTCATCTTGTAAAGCTTGGGTTAGAAATTTCTTTGATAAGCATGATGGgaatatattttccatTACAAGATCTGCAGAAGGTATCATGTTTGTTTCAACTTTATCAATGAAAGATGGGATTGGTAGATTAATCATTCTTCCAATGATCATTGTAGAACCAAACCAATAAGATGTCATCCCTGGAGTATGAGAACCCTGAGAAGCTAATAGATTGGCGTAAGGTGGGATTAGTTCAGAAAcatgatttaaaattgaaattacaaTATGTGCCTGAGATTCATCTTCCCAAGGTTTAAAACTTTTCAATAccttaaataataatttattataaaccctaaattcttttttgtttacAATAAGTGGAACACCATGtgatgatattgatgatttgGGATCTTTATTGTTTATATCAGAAATCTTATCATCCACTTGCTTAGAAGTTGTGAAATTAACCGGAATATTACGATTCAAAGGTGATTCTGTAAACCAAACACAATCATCTGGGAAAGCAACACTAAAGTTTGGATGTGTACaataaatagtaaaaaattcattaattttctttattaatcCTTTGTCGTTtgatttataaaaataatgtatcTTATTAATTGtcaattcatttaaaattttaatttttgtcatttttttaaagagaGGTTCCATTAAAATAGATTTAATAAAGCAATCTATAGTTATTTCCATTATTTCAATACAATCAACTTTGTCCATATATTTCAACCAAGCACTCATGATTTTGGTATTCTCCGTTAAAAGATCCTTTCTTAATTGACTTGGACATAGATTAATCAAATCAATccaaaattcaataaaaatagttcTTGTAGTCCTATTAACTTTAGTAACCACTGTTCTAGCTTGAGATAATTCAGACTTGGGCGGTGTTAAAACATTAACAAAGTTGGctgaatttaaatcaaagttagataaaaaatctaCTAAAtgtttgttattattaaaatttaaaatagttTTTAAAAGAGATAGGATGCCTTGGCAAAGTGCAGTTTTAGTATTCTGTAAGCCATGATAAAGAGCCTTTGTATAATCTATTATGATTGAATGGATCAAAGTATCCCCATAggttaaaatattaatatcagtGGTACCATTCTGTAAAAcagttaaaatattatttattatagtAGTTGTTGATGTGAGTTTGGCAACAAGATTAACTTCTGCATAATAAGACCAGAGTTGAATAATTTGTGCACCGAAACCCTTTTCAAGGAACTTAATCAATGGTTGGAAATCTTTTGAATCACCTTCTCTTTCTAGTTCTTCTAATATacttgatattttttccaaaatacCAACCTCCTCTTTATAGGAACTGTTTGCAAATTTCATActttcattttttgaaCTGTTCCAGCCGCCATATGCATTTTTAGATACAACAGTCGAAGATGAATTGGCAGAAGATTTCattcttcatcaattaGATCTTATGGTAATGTCTTTTCTTGTATTTACAAGTAACCTTAATTATAACCACGAAAGCAGTGTTTTCAGGTTTGTATCTAAAAGTATACGTTTAATATACCTATGTTATGCATACTTGCAAGCGATGAGATggaataataaattcaataaaattttcatcataTTTCTAGTTACCCGGGCTGTTTCCTGATTGTTTCTAGAAGATTTCCAGATACCGAAGTGCAGATTTTGAACAGATTTATAAAAGGTTACCAAGAAAGAGAAGACGtgaaagataaataaaGGCGCTACCATTCTTCAATAGGATATTTTtagtatataataaatcaatcaatacaaatgtaaatgtaaagatcaaaaagtatatataaCTCTTCTcgtttaataaaaatcgAACACCCAATATACCATTTTAATAACTTAAAAATGCTCAAtaatataatcaaaataactCTTAAAAACCATATTAgaccattatttttaaaaaatggtCCCAATGTCGATAGAGTTTCGGTAATGAACTTAAAATTGAACCTTATTAAAAGACACAACAGTACTGATATAAaaactttgaaaaataaaagagtTGAGGAAAAAGATAGGCTTATAAAACCAATTGTGgtatttgtaatatttgtaGGAGCATTGAGCAGTGTCACTAAtgaaaagaagaaatatcaGGATCTCTTGCGTCGTTATGAGTTAAAGATATCGATACTAGAACAATTAATTAACAAAGCTAAAAGAAatgattttcaatttaatattgatgaagaaatgaTATCAGTCAATAGATTATTCAGGAATTCAGAaataagtaataataagttATTCTTGAAAAGCAAAGATATTCTAAAGCAAACAGACACATCCGTGACTTCTGCCAATGATactattgaagaagatgaaaacCAAATATGGCAATCTATCTTAAAAGAGATGGAAGCTGAACCACAACTTAATAAAGTGGAAGAGGTTACATCAACTCCGCCAACCAAGGACATTCCTAAAAGCACAAAACTTAAAGAACAATCTCAGAAACCACAAGTGTCTGGATACTTATAATTTGGTGTATGTACTTTGTAAACCATATAAATTGAAGCTGTATATGCACAACCTGTAATTAAAATCTCAATATTTGAAGGAATactacaaaaaaaagaactaATGGTATATATTCTACAAATAggtttatttattgatcACTTActttacaaatatataaatatgcgtataaaatatatgatactgaacttttcaaaatagTAGTATTTCGtatttcttaataatattatttgtaatttttttatttccatATACtgtttaataaacaaattcCCCTAAATAAGCTTCAGCAACAAACCTTGCTCTTGCGTTTAAGAACAGCTTCATCTCACTGATTTCTTTGTCTACTTCTTCCATGAATTCGATTATAAAGTCTACTAACTTATTTGTCTTCATGGTTTCAGTATGGTAATttgtaattaaaaatgaaatgcTATAACCTTTAATTGGTACACGTCTTAAAATGTAAAATGCCTCCGCTCTTTGTTCCAAAAATCTAGTAAATTTATGAACCAGGATTTGTTCAATTTCATCCGCTTGTTTAACTTTGATGCTTACACGAACTGAATTAACACTTGGCTCGATCAAAACTTGgtcattttcatttctgGCAATTTGCATTggttgtaataataattctgcACTTGTATTTGGAACTTCCACCTCTGGTCTATTGTGTCTTTCAACTTCTTgagatgaaaaattacttAAAGTTAAAGCTGCTTCCAAAGAATAACGCACAGCAGTTAAATAAGGACGTAATGATTGAGACATGATTTTAtgtgttttaaatttttcttttatttaaaaattgtgaTATGATGCAAATTCTAACCACTGTATAACCAATTGTTTGCACTACTATTCTGTGTAAGTACGTGATTAAAATTCGATGAAATTGATTCTTAAGAGACAGAAGCCTGTATTTGTTTTGTAACCCAATTAGTTCATCAATTCTTTATATGTTTGCTTAAGCTTagtattaaaatttcatcattaacTAACTTGATTGCAATATTCGGCCCCTTTCAGATCCGATTTATTACCCGGATACAgccaagaaaaaaagggCTGGTAAATTTATAGCCCTAGAACCCTAATTCCACGATCTTCATCGATCgtaaattattaagatAATAGacttaaaaattaaaagtatCTACAAAGTAAGACCATTTATTAAGTGACgtatattttgtaaatatttattgtatCGAATGACTCCTGTTGATTGCGGGGtgttatttattattttgtttataaattcttgaaatactttatttcaaaaatttcccATTTTTTTATGGTAAGACTATGTCCATAAAAGCTGGGCCAATCGGTGCTTAGTAAAGTGATGGATTCGTAAATATCTCAAAAATTCTTTCCAGAATAGACAGCTGGACCTTAGATAATAAGTTAAGGTGATTGCAGCAATGTTCCCAAAGAACATATCTCTTTTCATTTGGACCTCCTTGCGGATCAGCGTTTATTCTAAAGATGGGTCAAGTGTGATCATTCCTGCTAACTAGGACTACCGGGAGATGTCATGTGATGCTCAAGCCATTGATATTGTTGTATCATACATCACCACCAGTAATAGCAGCCTCAATGCAAGTTTCCTTGGCCTTGTGGATTTTCTGGTAAATGTCGAGGCAAGTGTAATAGAAAATGTAAATGTAATATGTAAATGACAAAGTATTTGGGTCGGCTggaaagaaaatttatagAACTTGACGACGTACAgttttaaatgatgaaatttatGTTTACACCCATTTTTTTGCATCTGGAGGAAGATTATTTTCGTTGAAATTATAGAGTATATAAGTAATGCATTTTTAAGcagaataaaatattaaccATTCTAAAACGCTGATCAAAACATCATTCAATCAACATTTACAACACTATAAATACATCTAAATGTCTCTACAAACAAGAAACTTACCAATCACTTTAGTTCCGCTTTCACAAATTCACAGACCAATTCAGCCAGAATTAGATCAACAGAAAATTGAATCAATGGTTCAAACAATGAGCGGCCGTCCTACCGCAAGTTCGACATGCTCCCTTCAGCAAGCTATTGATTCAAATGGTCAATTACCAGCTGTTGATGTTTTAAAAGTTAAAGAACCTTCTGGcgaatattattttgcttTCGGTGGTTGCCATCGTTTACAAGCttatgataaattaaaaccTAAGTCGGGAGATGCAGACGTCATGGTCCGCTGCAAAGTCTTAAACGTGACTAGAAAGCAAATAAAGATGTATGTCGGAAATAGTATCGATACTATGTTCCAGCAAGTGGATCGCAACCCTCAGTTAGCTCGTGCTGCTTCTTCAGATTCCACATTAGTATGATTCAACATCGCGTTTCTAAgcatttattatcatcatatatatatatatatatattctgtcaaatttattctattatatGTAGCATCcactttttatattattacctaaaaaaagaaaataaaaaaaaaagagagaattttttaaatgatttttctgtttatgaatataattatatacgatatttattaatttatgtAGTAGCccattataaattaatttgacCGTTCTCTATTAGGGTTTTCCTTTCGTATCTTTGCTACGGGaatgtttaataatgataccCTATTTAAGGAGCCAGGATGCATGGATTTAAAAGGTGCTGTGGGGGAATAAATTGTATCTATTGTATGAATACCAGTTCCATTGTTATAACTAGTTCCAACTCCTATATTAAAGTTACTTGCATTGTCACTTGTATTACCTGTGATACTACTTCCGACCAAGTTATCATTACTTGTTAAGTAATTACTGGTATCCGTATTCATCGAGAGATacttattaattaattcagtgttattatttttcattaactCTCCACCAACACGATGATTAGCCCAAAATTTCTTCTCATTTTCACCTTTGAAATTTCCAccatttttcttatatttttccatttcaattttatatttttcccAGTCACTCTTAAATTGAGATTGGTCGCCGTATTTGACACTTCTTTCATAACCATGTCCATCAGATGATGCATGTTTGATGATATCTTCTTTagttttcaaatttaatgtACCTTTACTATTGTCTCCAGTAACCTTTTCAATCTCAGAAAAAGTATTTTCATTCTGGGaatgattttgaatattagcAGTATCACGTAATTTATTAGAGAAATTCTT
This genomic stretch from Henningerozyma blattae CBS 6284 chromosome 1, complete genome harbors:
- the ARC19 gene encoding Arc19p (similar to Saccharomyces cerevisiae ARC19 (YKL013C); ancestral locus Anc_2.650), with product MSQSLRPYLTAVRYSLEAALTLSNFSSQEVERHNRPEVEVPNTSAELLLQPMQIARNENDQVLIEPSVNSVRVSIKVKQADEIEQILVHKFTRFLEQRAEAFYILRRVPIKGYSISFLITNYHTETMKTNKLVDFIIEFMEEVDKEISEMKLFLNARARFVAEAYLGEFVY
- the URB1 gene encoding Urb1p (similar to Saccharomyces cerevisiae URB1 (YKL014C); ancestral locus Anc_2.653); amino-acid sequence: MKSSANSSSTVVSKNAYGGWNSSKNESMKFANSSYKEEVGILEKISSILEELEREGDSKDFQPLIKFLEKGFGAQIIQLWSYYAEVNLVAKLTSTTTIINNILTVLQNGTTDINILTYGDTLIHSIIIDYTKALYHGLQNTKTALCQGILSLLKTILNFNNNKHLVDFLSNFDLNSANFVNVLTPPKSELSQARTVVTKVNRTTRTIFIEFWIDLINLCPSQLRKDLLTENTKIMSAWLKYMDKVDCIEIMEITIDCFIKSILMEPLFKKMTKIKILNELTINKIHYFYKSNDKGLIKKINEFFTIYCTHPNFSVAFPDDCVWFTESPLNRNIPVNFTTSKQVDDKISDINNKDPKSSISSHGVPLIVNKKEFRVYNKLLFKVLKSFKPWEDESQAHIVISILNHVSELIPPYANLLASQGSHTPGMTSYWFGSTMIIGRMINLPIPSFIDKVETNMIPSADLVMENIFPSCLSKKFLTQALQDDCLIFRQLACQLIIFSFKKYETILKLYDRKGWTSSKLLLSNSFQSNIPDLNILLNSLNQSYTKKKDNLILILSLTVIFKYYSKFFPNFFSIHLPQSNVYTDLMKKETNFTGIEFAILDNFLQFQEFSPSQAKWWNSTESSNSLFVTLLKLSSSINTTNIMSTTISNLLSSLLKGTILFNNFQASQIDCLINSLQVITNQCNSTDENLNKIFKFIDQIISFCMKIPYKYVDISNNYNNVSPFIMCLMEQWKYVAKNFDSDLLVKWVLITLRNMVIIGESLDGIKRAIDDHLTGVSKKLVDVYLNFKNYEKKLFILNQDQYLLKDISTKSFFQHIMLSKYNELDNMNRIPTSVFDVSAIFFRLSIILEDELIEFNSSFKESVDNLLTLLTKMTLSNSSFKIMDKQFINNIFRNIEDPSTSSSMNKYLFIATALINIFQNLKLSDCQFITFVNNWLSTSLSNVDSTNPEIMPFLNATIKCLSPEDILPLLSKNLEFNNGEIFTSLQKVLYSSKNHIPYSLISKMLTINSPAIKQLVLAFVSSNRVDDFDSTTFLNTITTSDLNCDLLTSYLKSSYFSFDVFQPVLKKLDHSLPFLISAAINLPDIQDVDLDSIFHDTFNIVWRIFEENKDKLNNEYLQLFTKFSHFLTRDQKDVVLKYITAEYSHKYSKEAVSFVYLIQDFKDESVKKWLNKLILYITKYLVEASELSPSFAELLSSTMSLLKTVNIWNMVHKNILNAQLEAVLGSRWVSDNLVIKYITFIALSSTKEKLESTRILPILLNNEKTVFTIKENKSEASFFISTLIYCLFHLDPSNNSNTHIQLTILTCYSGSLSAKDRILLQLLEELETQLSTSWTNHIYNWDLLEEQDSETLELIGDVSLITKKPEGLILSLQKDKINNTVKNFPNIRIPVPIPTAQNIQESWNSFEKFHKEINRDSYFDTSKTYDPLFLLLLTVHNEELVSSSKDEHGQQIYLFHAKKFIASGIFQVAVVGLSTTGSLNQISFELLKQMMNTLETNDNFKESTILKIFLKKIINTILKSKNDMEKKHIIAPIVWRFTAKLTDLVVQSAANLHEPAYRWILNAPYVRKSDIPLLADLMGMNEKIDLLENYYQQLAWVLEGLEQGVQTRLDVDLLRGKGIIEWLANLLNLPNLSVRMRSMINHIFYNIQRIEDGASTLITRFASVSALEINYISTNSLLEQAKLIYERNMNNTKNLKKVLTMEEQVINVKELASGFTVIGKSQKRLRDWTSGDFENLTKRINR
- the INA22 gene encoding Ina22p (similar to Saccharomyces cerevisiae YIR024C; ancestral locus Anc_2.652); this encodes MNLKLNLIKRHNSTDIKTLKNKRVEEKDRLIKPIVVFVIFVGALSSVTNEKKKYQDLLRRYELKISILEQLINKAKRNDFQFNIDEEMISVNRLFRNSEISNNKLFLKSKDILKQTDTSVTSANDTIEEDENQIWQSILKEMEAEPQLNKVEEVTSTPPTKDIPKSTKLKEQSQKPQVSGYL
- the SRX1 gene encoding sulfiredoxin (similar to Saccharomyces cerevisiae SRX1 (YKL086W); ancestral locus Anc_2.642), with the translated sequence MSLQTRNLPITLVPLSQIHRPIQPELDQQKIESMVQTMSGRPTASSTCSLQQAIDSNGQLPAVDVLKVKEPSGEYYFAFGGCHRLQAYDKLKPKSGDADVMVRCKVLNVTRKQIKMYVGNSIDTMFQQVDRNPQLARAASSDSTLV